A window of the Candidatus Nitrosotalea okcheonensis genome harbors these coding sequences:
- a CDS encoding winged helix-turn-helix domain-containing protein: protein MKYRSRTEIVAMILQSSRTGATKTKIMYKAFMSYTQVKEYLKFLQDNNLIKYETATQLYKATEKGIHFIHAYDEISDLISAKTNGKLANI from the coding sequence ATGAAGTATCGTAGTAGAACTGAGATTGTGGCAATGATACTACAGTCTTCGCGCACAGGTGCTACAAAAACAAAGATAATGTACAAAGCATTCATGTCGTATACGCAAGTCAAAGAATATCTAAAATTTCTACAAGATAATAACTTGATAAAATATGAAACAGCCACTCAGCTTTACAAGGCCACCGAGAAAGGCATACACTTTATTCATGCATATGATGAAATTAGCGATCTAATTTCTGCAAAAACAAACGGAAAACTGGCGAATATATAA
- a CDS encoding transcription initiation factor IIB — protein MSLQNVSTNSDDTTCPSCKGKLVSDLDRGERICSHCAIVIDERFHSANSGNMDFFSTYRESESTNEQTSQMMYHVGLPTLIGKKNVDAFGKQIHGHSEMENLRRLNKFTISNDSKTKNLNKAIREIRRISEMLGISHSVAERASYIYRKALNKKLIRGRSITGIVAATIYIACKDAGILFPIDRVESLHENCSRKNVIHYYKLLLREMKMNTCVSDPAQYVSKISIKARVSGKTERRALEILSQIEGDPGLSGKKPVSLAAASLYLATLQIGEHVTQLRIAVASELTTITIRKRCSEIDQILKQKTNQSSLEEQIEDTISISSETILPENYTNNQENVIINSH, from the coding sequence ATGTCATTGCAAAACGTCTCAACAAATTCTGATGATACTACATGTCCATCATGCAAGGGAAAACTTGTATCAGATCTTGATAGAGGTGAGAGAATTTGCAGTCATTGTGCGATTGTTATTGATGAACGTTTCCATTCTGCCAACTCTGGAAATATGGATTTTTTTTCCACATATCGTGAAAGTGAGAGCACAAATGAACAGACTTCTCAGATGATGTATCATGTAGGATTACCCACATTAATAGGCAAGAAAAACGTGGATGCTTTTGGAAAACAAATTCATGGACACTCTGAAATGGAGAATCTCAGGAGATTAAACAAGTTTACAATCTCAAATGATTCAAAGACAAAAAATCTCAACAAGGCCATAAGAGAGATACGAAGGATAAGTGAAATGCTCGGAATTAGTCATTCAGTAGCAGAGAGAGCAAGCTACATTTATCGAAAAGCTTTGAATAAAAAACTCATCAGAGGCAGATCTATTACTGGGATAGTTGCGGCTACAATATACATTGCATGCAAGGATGCAGGTATTCTTTTTCCCATAGATAGAGTTGAGAGCTTGCATGAAAACTGTAGTAGAAAAAATGTGATACATTACTACAAATTACTATTACGAGAAATGAAGATGAATACATGTGTGTCAGACCCTGCACAATATGTATCCAAAATATCAATAAAAGCAAGAGTAAGCGGAAAGACTGAGAGAAGGGCACTTGAAATTTTGTCACAAATCGAAGGAGATCCTGGCCTATCTGGAAAAAAACCTGTTTCATTAGCAGCTGCATCACTATACCTAGCAACACTTCAAATTGGAGAACATGTAACACAACTTAGAATAGCAGTAGCTTCAGAACTTACTACAATTACAATCAGAAAAAGATGTTCAGAGATTGATCAAATATTAAAACAGAAAACAAACCAATCTTCTCTCGAAGAACAAATTGAAGACACGATCTCAATTTCATCTGAAACTATACTCCCAGAAAATTATACAAATAATCAAGAGAATGTAATAATAAATTCACATTAA